A single Mangrovimonas sp. YM274 DNA region contains:
- a CDS encoding T9SS type B sorting domain-containing protein, giving the protein MKAFKISLLIFACFLCNPVFSQQISVDTSYSAQELIEDILVQGCVEISNVTSAVNGSGNGYDSFGYFEKADSNFPFDNGIILSTGNAASAGNTPNPDILNEGEPDWGPDTDLENALGISGTVNATSIEFDIVSISNEIQFNYILASEEYFGNFPCQYSDGFAFLIKETGNPGPYTNIAVIPGTSTPVNTNTIHDEIAGFCPPENEEYFAGYSLGDTNFNGRTTVMTATASITPNVQYHVKLVIADQTDENYDSAVFVAGNSFNTTVNLGDDLTTCASSVTLNADIENPLAVYSWYLDNSLISGETQPTLNVTESGTYKVVIEIPISNTTCTIEDSVVINLSSTQTATPIDDFEICDDLSNNGVETFDLSTMDSVVLQSVPQSNYDISYHYSQNEANNNTNPITSPIQNTSSPETIYVRIEDIDNGCLAYSTFNLVVNPLPVIVDPTDLLVCDDTSPDGVALIDLTEKNDEITAGQTNLIVSYHYSQSEADTGANPIPSPYTNTNPSEQLYVRVIDAQTGCASTTTLNLLVQSNPVINSEDLYIDACDPDHDGFASFDLNSIIDEVLNGLTGVSTTFHETPEDALLGDNPIPNPSNYDNETFEVQTVYIRVVDDLTGCVSVAPVEIHPNLLLTGTNIIDFSLCDVDSDGTENFDLENMAITIANDIPDVSIAFYLSETDRANQVNELDQGTPFSPTEIPQTLYLTISSPTCEEYAEIEINLTGINEFDSIGTVEYCDNDQDGLTLINLSSFDDLVTGGQSGYTVSYFASESDAESNINALPDPYNNVSNPQTFYTRIRFNDTGCASVNSFQVSILSAPTTTTPTPIKICDDNDDGEYTVDLTSKIPEVTANTANQTITFHSSFEDADTGSNPIANTTNYTTATQTLFIRVENGGSACYSLEPLEIYINTLPQISEPISDYKICEQNSDNIGDFTFITRDEEILNGQTDKQVLYFASQSDAENRTNIIDKTVPYQNTANPQIIYVRIENITDEGCYITASFSIEIGTNPQFNKPLDWFLCDDIANDGFEEFDLNVKAQEMTDGINEDIEVTFYLSMTDAENEENPIPANFTNTTNPQTIFVSLSNGSFCNSTTSFEINVIQAPEANPAQPLIQCDTDFDAIVTFDLTQAEVDILDVRQEDIVISYYETLDELEIQVNEIPDPTTYNNTTNPQTVYFRITNTTSGCYLAIPIELIVNLPPPINQIGNIEICENEDNYYDLNEASNLLLDDLNGVTINYFETAADAEANTNAISTDYTYQSYNDIIHVRAEYDDTGCFATYFFVLRVKLLPNAITPPDLVDCDDDYDGFLTFDLSQQDAAILGNQNPLEFTVTYYTDEASANSGTNALPLPSNLQDQQTVYARVENNETGCYSLTQFMVFINPKPVVDIPDQAICLDNLPLVVDANTFIDGDTYLWSTGATTPEIEIDEIGIYSVTVTTIDGCSTTSEFTITESEQANIEFTEILDFSDPNNVTVTVSGIGNYLYQWDDEEPQESNVFENVTYGYHTITVIDLNGCSEVAKEIVVVDAPKFMTPNNDGYTDTWHIVGVETLPGTVVYIFDRFGKLLKQLSSDSEGWDGTYNGHLMPASDYWFVANVKRGDIEFEVRGHFALRR; this is encoded by the coding sequence ATGAAAGCATTCAAAATATCCTTACTAATTTTTGCCTGTTTTTTATGTAACCCAGTATTTTCCCAGCAAATTTCCGTAGACACCTCATATTCAGCTCAGGAACTTATTGAAGACATATTAGTACAAGGATGCGTTGAAATTTCAAATGTTACCTCTGCCGTAAATGGAAGTGGCAATGGTTATGACAGTTTTGGATATTTTGAAAAGGCCGATTCCAATTTCCCTTTTGATAATGGAATTATTTTATCCACAGGAAATGCTGCTTCTGCAGGGAATACTCCCAATCCAGATATTCTAAACGAAGGCGAACCAGATTGGGGACCTGACACAGATTTAGAAAATGCCTTAGGCATTAGCGGAACAGTAAACGCAACCTCTATTGAATTTGACATTGTATCCATCTCCAACGAGATACAGTTCAACTATATCTTAGCTTCCGAGGAATATTTCGGAAATTTCCCCTGTCAATATTCGGATGGATTTGCTTTTTTAATTAAAGAAACGGGCAACCCAGGCCCCTACACCAATATAGCGGTGATTCCAGGAACTTCCACACCTGTAAACACCAACACCATTCATGATGAAATTGCCGGTTTTTGCCCGCCTGAAAATGAAGAATATTTTGCAGGCTACAGTTTAGGAGACACCAATTTTAATGGTCGTACTACTGTTATGACAGCCACTGCTTCTATAACTCCAAATGTACAATATCACGTAAAACTGGTAATTGCCGACCAAACCGATGAAAACTATGATTCAGCAGTTTTTGTTGCCGGTAATAGCTTCAATACCACAGTAAATTTGGGCGATGACCTAACCACTTGTGCTTCATCAGTAACCTTAAACGCAGACATAGAAAATCCTTTAGCCGTTTATTCTTGGTATTTGGACAACTCTTTAATTTCAGGCGAAACCCAACCAACACTAAATGTAACTGAATCCGGAACCTATAAAGTAGTCATTGAAATCCCTATTTCAAACACTACTTGTACTATTGAAGACAGTGTTGTTATCAACCTTAGCTCTACCCAAACGGCTACGCCAATAGATGATTTTGAAATTTGTGATGACCTTAGCAACAATGGCGTTGAAACCTTTGATTTGAGTACTATGGACAGTGTCGTTTTACAATCTGTGCCGCAATCAAATTATGATATATCCTATCATTACTCCCAAAACGAAGCCAACAACAATACCAACCCTATAACCTCTCCCATTCAGAATACATCTAGTCCAGAAACCATTTATGTAAGAATTGAAGATATAGACAACGGATGTTTAGCATACAGTACCTTTAATCTTGTTGTCAACCCTTTGCCTGTCATTGTAGACCCTACGGATCTTTTGGTCTGTGACGACACAAGCCCTGATGGAGTTGCTCTAATCGACTTAACCGAAAAAAATGACGAGATTACCGCTGGCCAAACGAATCTCATTGTAAGTTATCACTATTCACAATCAGAAGCAGACACGGGAGCCAACCCTATTCCTTCGCCGTATACCAACACAAATCCTTCTGAACAACTTTATGTAAGAGTGATTGATGCGCAAACAGGATGTGCCAGTACTACCACCCTAAACCTTCTAGTGCAAAGTAATCCTGTGATCAACTCAGAAGATTTATATATTGACGCCTGTGATCCTGATCACGATGGTTTTGCCAGCTTCGACCTTAATAGCATTATCGATGAAGTACTCAACGGTCTTACCGGCGTATCCACTACCTTTCATGAAACTCCAGAAGATGCCCTTTTGGGAGATAACCCCATTCCAAACCCTTCCAATTATGATAATGAAACCTTTGAAGTACAAACCGTTTATATTAGAGTAGTTGACGATCTTACAGGTTGTGTATCGGTAGCTCCTGTTGAAATACATCCAAACCTTTTATTGACAGGGACCAATATCATTGATTTTTCACTGTGTGATGTTGATAGTGATGGAACCGAAAATTTTGATTTGGAAAATATGGCCATTACAATTGCCAATGATATTCCAGATGTATCCATTGCCTTTTACCTATCGGAAACTGACCGAGCCAACCAGGTCAATGAATTAGATCAAGGCACACCATTTTCACCAACAGAAATACCGCAAACCCTTTACCTTACTATAAGTAGCCCAACATGTGAGGAATATGCAGAAATAGAAATTAATTTGACAGGAATTAATGAGTTTGATTCTATTGGGACTGTTGAATATTGCGATAACGACCAAGATGGACTAACTTTAATAAACCTCTCTTCATTTGACGACTTGGTAACCGGCGGGCAATCTGGGTACACTGTAAGTTATTTTGCTTCAGAATCCGATGCGGAATCCAACATCAATGCCCTTCCAGATCCATACAATAACGTTTCAAACCCTCAAACATTCTATACTAGAATCCGATTCAATGATACTGGTTGCGCGAGCGTTAATTCATTTCAAGTTAGTATTCTATCGGCCCCCACAACAACAACGCCAACTCCAATAAAAATCTGCGACGATAACGACGATGGAGAATATACTGTTGATCTAACTTCAAAAATCCCTGAAGTTACTGCAAACACAGCAAACCAAACGATTACATTTCACAGTAGTTTTGAAGATGCTGACACCGGAAGCAATCCTATTGCCAACACAACCAATTACACAACGGCAACACAAACCTTATTCATAAGAGTTGAAAATGGTGGTAGCGCATGTTATTCTTTAGAGCCGTTAGAAATTTACATCAACACATTACCACAAATTTCCGAGCCTATAAGTGATTATAAAATTTGTGAACAAAATAGCGATAACATTGGCGACTTTACGTTTATTACAAGAGATGAAGAGATCTTAAATGGGCAAACAGACAAACAAGTATTGTACTTTGCTTCGCAGTCCGATGCTGAAAACCGAACGAACATAATCGATAAAACAGTACCCTATCAAAACACGGCAAACCCGCAAATAATTTATGTTCGAATCGAAAATATTACAGATGAGGGTTGTTACATAACCGCCTCTTTTTCCATAGAAATAGGCACCAACCCGCAATTCAATAAACCTTTGGACTGGTTTCTGTGCGACGATATTGCCAATGACGGTTTTGAAGAATTTGACCTTAATGTAAAGGCACAAGAAATGACCGACGGTATCAACGAGGATATTGAAGTTACTTTTTACCTTAGTATGACTGATGCTGAAAATGAGGAAAACCCAATTCCAGCCAACTTTACAAATACCACCAACCCTCAAACCATTTTTGTAAGCCTTAGCAACGGCTCCTTCTGTAACTCGACAACCAGTTTCGAAATAAATGTTATTCAAGCACCAGAAGCCAATCCTGCGCAACCATTAATACAATGCGACACAGATTTTGACGCTATTGTCACTTTCGATTTGACACAGGCAGAAGTCGATATTCTAGACGTAAGACAGGAAGATATTGTCATTTCATATTATGAAACGCTTGATGAGTTGGAAATTCAGGTTAATGAAATTCCAGATCCAACCACTTACAACAATACCACCAATCCCCAAACAGTATATTTCAGAATTACCAACACAACCTCTGGGTGCTATTTGGCAATTCCTATTGAATTAATCGTCAACCTTCCCCCTCCTATAAATCAAATAGGCAATATCGAAATCTGTGAAAATGAGGATAACTATTATGATCTCAATGAAGCTAGCAACTTACTACTAGATGACCTTAATGGCGTTACCATAAATTATTTTGAAACTGCTGCTGATGCAGAAGCCAATACTAATGCCATTTCTACAGATTACACCTATCAATCCTATAATGACATTATTCATGTTCGTGCCGAATATGACGATACAGGCTGTTTTGCCACGTACTTTTTCGTATTGAGAGTCAAATTATTGCCGAATGCCATTACACCTCCTGATTTGGTAGATTGTGATGATGATTATGACGGCTTTTTAACATTTGACCTGTCACAGCAGGACGCTGCCATTTTAGGCAATCAAAACCCGTTGGAGTTTACCGTTACCTATTATACTGATGAAGCTTCAGCAAATTCTGGAACTAATGCACTTCCCCTACCATCTAATTTACAGGATCAACAAACAGTCTATGCACGTGTAGAAAACAATGAAACCGGCTGCTATAGTCTTACTCAATTTATGGTTTTTATCAATCCAAAACCTGTTGTGGACATCCCTGATCAAGCCATTTGTTTGGATAATTTACCCTTAGTTGTAGACGCCAATACCTTTATAGATGGTGACACCTATTTATGGTCTACAGGAGCAACAACCCCAGAAATTGAAATTGACGAAATAGGCATTTATTCTGTAACCGTAACAACCATTGATGGCTGTAGTACCACTAGTGAATTTACGATTACCGAATCCGAACAAGCCAACATAGAATTTACAGAAATTTTAGACTTTTCAGATCCCAATAACGTAACCGTAACCGTTAGCGGCATTGGAAATTATTTATATCAATGGGATGATGAGGAACCTCAGGAATCCAATGTCTTTGAAAACGTAACTTACGGCTACCATACCATCACCGTTATTGATTTGAACGGATGTTCAGAAGTGGCAAAAGAGATTGTAGTTGTGGATGCTCCAAAGTTTATGACACCTAATAACGATGGTTATACTGATACTTGGCACATCGTTGGAGTAGAAACACTACCCGGAACTGTAGTGTATATTTTTGACCGATTTGGAAAACTGCTCAAGCAACTCTCTTCAGATTCCGAAGGTTGGGACGGAACCTATAACGGCCATTTAATGCCGGCCTCTGACTATTGGTTTGTAGCCAATGTAAAACGGGGAGATATTGAATTTGAAGTCCGTGGGCATTTTGCCCTTCGTCGATAA